The DNA region AGCACtgctatatatgtgtgtgtgtatacgtTGAAATCTAGGTAGGAAAACCACAAGAAACTTACCTTTTCTCATCCTCCTAATGTTTGTACTGTCAGTAAGTACCCTTGGCTGGGGAATAGGTGGCATGTGCCCTTTCTTTTCAACCAAAAAACAAACATGAAATTTAATAGTAATAGTGGTAGGAGCACCAAAGCTCAGGTAACAATACtattttggattatttttacatatactaTAGGAACCCTTAGTCAAGAAGCAAGTTTCATGGAGTATATGATCTCTTAGTCAGTCTGCATGTTCTTTCTATAAGCAATTATCAGCACTAAAGTTGCTTTTTCTTgtaattaaaaatcataatGATCACTTCAATTCATAAGTTGGTTTTGACATCGGACCTATTAAAAGTGACGAGGAAGTTGGTATACTAGGGTTTATGTTTTAGTTGGAAAAGATCGAAATGGGTCTTTCGATCGAGGTTTTAGCCAGTGACACGTAACCACTATGATTGTAAACATTCTCCTTCATGATGCACTTacttgtaatgataaaatattctttccttccttttccttttttctttggcACACtttttgtcaattattttccAATACAAAAAAGACATacttcttttaattaattaaactagaaataagaaataaaaaagaaaaagtgagcaGGTTTGTCCCAACTCAATGCCTTTTTCTTTAccattttcatttaaatgagatCTCATGCATGCTTGAGATTTGTTTGGCACTTGGCGAGCAATTAAGGATCACTTGGGACTCCTGAAGTGGTGAGAAGTGGGAACTTGGGGGAGTTAAAAGTGGCGGCCATTAGCTTATCAGAGAGCAAAAGGCAAAAGAAGACATATATCTTCCACCCATGACCACTAAAAGCAAAAGCCAAACCTAATTTAGGTGGCTTGTTTTCTTACGGCAAGGCAGATGTAGATATAGATATTCCActcatgcacacacacacatgcacgcATGCGGCATGAAGTCTTAAACCCATTTTCTCAATTTTACTCACTTTTTACTTTAGGAAAATTATTTGTGCAGATCTAAAACGTACACGTCTTATACAATATGCCCTTTTAAAACAAAGTACTAGAAAACATTACTGATCTTTGAGTCTTTGCTTAACAATGATTAATTTCATGAACTCAAGATGTCATGTACAATTAGCTAGGTATATTTCATCACTAGCTACTACtgattttaaatacaaattaccTTCTCGATCATAATTAAGATTGTAAatagatatatttaatttatttgaaaagtcATTTGTAATCAATTTGGCAAAACTCAATATCTGTTTCGTTTGTTACGTTGTTCgtgaatataaaattataattgattattaacgatataatttttataaaactatattcaaCTCATATAAATTTCAATAACTTAACTTTGTAGTTGTTATAATTTAAAGTATTGTTTTTGACATTGTAATGAGAATATTTTTGAAGTACCCATCTCATGCTGAATTGTTTCAATGTATCAATTTAACATGATTCAGACTGATTCTAACCAGTTTTCTAccaattaaaaaatgtatttatttttaatttttctaacaactaagttttttaatttattttttaaaaatatgataaaattaaacatatattaacttttttttatcattgtatTTAATAAGAATCAcataaaaatcaacaaaaaaaatatgtaattatttatttactttaattaaataaaaatattaggagACGAACgagtattttgtattaaatttgtggttgtacataaattaatattacatttttaatatagttactgatttttatcttctttgtaCATgagcaaaaataaattttggaagCTCAAAAATCCTAcgtaattatatattaagtaattaattagatgaagaagttgttaTTGACATTGAAGTTTTCGAATATTCgcagcattatatatatatatatatatatatatatattaattaatttgcttaaaaagatcaagaaataaaaactaCTTTGAATTTAGAATTATTTACCTACCTAGTTACATAAAGTGGGACACTGATGATGAACATCATTCCCattcattattatattatatgcttgGGATCTTTACTTTGCATGCATGAGTGAGTGCAAAAATTACCTCTGCATCATCGTCCAAGTGGGGCATACTTAACCTGACAACACCGATATTCCATTAACTCTCCCACCAATCAAGACCATCCACGTCCTAGTTATACTttacaataaataatattatatatatatatatagactaatGTTACGACCCGTAAATATCGACACGTaaacattttataaaaagattaatcATACCAAGAAAAATTGAGTAATTTTTCACACTTTTTTACAATAAGgtccactttttttaataaaagacttATAGTACAAGGCAtgatatcattatatatatatatatatatatatatatttggaattgTCACAATCGTACTAATTTCTTAGTTCCGAATATTATAGGCATAATATCAGTAGAATCAGAAACTTCAAATCTTTAAGATATATGTGCTTGCccttttcttcttcatgtggcGATACGATTGCATGCACCACCTAGAAGTTGTCGAAGATcatgtctttttttattctacaagctattcatatattttctaCCATAATTCCCAATGTGAATTTAGATGCattgaatttaataaaaattatttttcatatcgTCAAATTAGTCAATTCTATAATTTATCTTCACATATTGCAATATGATCTCGAGAAATATGGGTTCAACAATTCATTCATCActatttttctttgctttggaTCGTGCTGATATTCTCAATTTAagacattaattatttttaatttttataaattcttattctaaatattttattatttttaatcattttcacatatttttcgGGAGTTtggttttggtatttttttatcgTCACTGaagattatcaataaaattaatatttcgtcatttttcttaaaaagaaaaaattaatattgtacTGTAGACACCAATCACTCatatcttatttatttcaaaatggATGTTTGactaggaaaagaaaatttttaaggtatagtttgaaaaataagatgagatgaaatattttagatgaaagttaaataaaatattattaaaataattttttttaatattattattattattattttaatattataaaagttaatttattttttatattttatataaaaatttaaaataataataataaaatgagattataaCGTTTCTCAATCGACGCAAATCATAGCATGGTTGAAATAGGGGCCCTTCCATCGATTAATGATGTCATCGAAGGTTGTCATGCGTGACATTATGGTGGGCGCACGTTAAGGGAGGTGTGCGAAGGTTAACTGATATTCAATCATttactttctctctctttgtgtgGGGACTTTCGCTGAGTTCTTCTGCTTTCAAGTGGGAACACATAGACCTGAGCGACGTTAACGGTTGACTGTGGCGTTCAAATACTGAACCATTagtttttccattctttttgtttcttataaatatttgttatccatattttatgttttgtccTTGTGCAGATAGTTCATTCTGTTCGGTTTCTTTAATCTGTAGTCCTTATGTGTGTAGCTTTTGGTTCTTGTTTGTTTCCGGGGGAAAAAACGATATTAAATTCGCTGAAGCTGAGCTTAAATACAGTTTGACGTTCGAAATTAGGGCTTCCTGAGCTGGGTTTGGAGCTTTCCACTTTAATCAAAACTAGGTCTGTTTCTTCGTTGTGTTGTGTACCGACCATTCAGCTTTTGCTCTGTTTTCTTTTCCCCTCCTCTCCTGACACTGAAACTGGgcctttcaaaagaaaaatacgtTTTTTCCTCGGTAGAATTGTGGCTAATTTGAAAAGTTTGTTTTTCTGGTCAGTTTTTGGTGAAGAGCACGTGGATTTTGGCGCCATTTTGCTGCAAAAGGTTAACTGGAGAATGTTGTGAAGGGTAAGCACGCTTTGATGACTTGTTCTTGTGAATCGTATCTGAATAGTGTAaatgtttcagtttttttttttttttcttggattatATAGTGGAGGCTGTGCCAATTGAGCTACTCTTTTGCTTTGCAATTTACAGATTTGTAAGAATAGTCTGTCTTGTTCACATGTGTATATGTGTGCGCGCCCGCACACTAAATCTACTTTCCTGGGCCTGATTGAAATCAGAAGCTAACAAATCTTTCTCGTGCATTTTGCTCTATGTTTAGAATCTAGAATAGTATCGAATTGGCTATGAACCAACAACTAGGACGTAGTTACTAAATTCAGTCCAATGGTTTGACACAGAGGACGAGCTTCAGTCCCGCATTGGAGAACAATTCTGGTTTGCTGTGGGCGCCTTTGTGCATTTATTTATCGAAAGGAGGCACTTTTTTCGAAATTTAGCAAATGATTGTTAGGAAGTTTGATTTATGTGAGATCAATAtatgtttttgcatttattGGATATTCTATTGGAGGAAACTTTTGTGTTAGATTGTTAGGAAGTTTGTGTGGGAAGATAGGAAAAAGTTAATCTAAAAAGCTTAGCCAAGTATCATTAGTGTTGGGCTTATTTTGAATCTGATTTATTAAAGATATTGATCTCCATTTCCCATTTTCGGGATTCATGTTGAGGCGAGACAGTGGAGGCTTAGGAAGCTTTAATAGGATTTCCATAGGTTGGCGTTGGAGAAGAAAAGCAGGGTCTGGTAACTAGCCTTGACTGTTACCAACTATAGGATGTATTGATAGGTGATATGGTTTCTAGGAACAGAGATGTAATCAAAGAATGGATTTAAATCTCCAGGCACAAAAAGCTTCAGCTTtcaatcatttaaattttaatcatgTATGGAGGGCACCTAATGAGAAGTACTAACCCATAATTACTGCCAAGATGGGAGAACCACTGTTTCCTTTGGAAAATAATCAGTGAACTCTTGCATCTATTCCGCTGCAGAATATGTATGATGTGGATTATTATATCCACATAAGAGCTGCTTTGCTTCCCGCTACCTGTATTGGACTATTAATATTGTTAATGCTTGCCACCGCTTATTTTGCACATACTTTAAGCAGGTATATCTAAGAACCTTATGTAACTTGTGAGGGAATCACCAGATTTGATGGATTTTTGGGGTTTATTAAAAGgtactaattatattaaattggcTTCTACGGTTCAGGGAGATCTTACAGCTATTTGAACTGAGGCAAATGCACAAGCATGACAAAGATTTACTCCCTCTGTGCCACATTagatgaaaatattcaaatacaaaacattatcatgaaaatattcaaatccaAAACATTATCCACTTAACTTCAAATCCCCTACGGGTttgctcaagtggtaaaggccttgggcttgggggtatgctctccctagatctaaggttcaaatccccttggatgcaaacaatttttaggggccatcggactggggaattttctccttgaattacccgaggtgcacttgcgggaaactcatTGCTAAGGGCTTGTGCACTCTAGGATTAGTCGAGACGCTGTTCCTAGACACTTggtgaccaaaaaaaaaaaaaaaaccacttaACTTCACTCAGTACCCCTTAAAATTGAAACCGCTTTTACAAATTTGATGTTCTCCAATTTTGATCCGTATTTCTTAGCCTATATTAGGGATATtttaaagaatgaaaaaagagaTACTTCACCATTATCATGCTAGATGCTGAAATGCATGAAGTAAAACTGTAAATGCAAGGTTAGGTTCTGGTATAGGGTATTGTGGGCGGATCATCTTCTGTACATCTTTCTGTTGTGagcattattttttctaatgatTGTGATAGGTATGGACCTTTGGGATTCATCCTCAATTCTTTAATTGTGGCTTCCTGAGATAAGGAAATTTACAATCTAAAAGCAACAATGATCTATATCAGTGGATGCTTTAGGCTCTCCACTTCTGGTTTCAATTTTGTCATAAACTTTCCATGTCTTGACAGTAAAAATCTTAAAAGTTCAAATGTTTCTGTTGCTTATCAATGTCTCATGAGTTGTGAAAATAACAAACTTGTAATTTCATTTACAAGTCTCCTGGTGACTCAGTAGgcaatttaataaaattgccTGCAGACACTCACTCATTATGTGGTCTCTTCAACATGGCTGGGTATATCGCTTACACTTTTATGCTTTGTGTTTCAATGAGATGATTTCGATCAGAAATACTGCCTAGTTATCCATGTATGGCCAAACTCTTGAATCATCATTTATGATCTGGAAAATACTGACAGACAACTGTAACAAATATTCTTATCACTCATTTCATTAGTTAGAAATGATGTTGGCAGCTGCAGGAGAGTTGATAAAAGTTTTCATACTTCTTTTTGTCTTTTCCTTGTTAATCAAAGGTTATGAGCTCCGCATCAATTCAACCTTTCACCTCAAGAAGGATGGGCATATATAATCCATTTCAACAGGTTAGCATGTGGGGAGACACCTTCAAAGGTGATAGTAGCCCAAATACAGGTGTTTCAACAGTTCTACAGGTGGATGCTGGAATGGACAACAAGGTGAAGAAACATGAAACTGAAACTCCTTGTTTTTTGATGTAGAGTTCTTTTATCTGTTACTGAACTTTTAACGATTTCTAAAATAATCTGGTAGTCTGAAATTATTTCTCAGGAATCAACGGGACCTTCCAGAAATGATGAAGGAGACAATTCTGCTGATAAGGTGAAGAAATTGTACcgtttgttctctctctctctctccacacccAGATTTTATAGTTAGTAAACCATATATCTGCCTATATTCTTACTTATCAAGCAAACTcaacaatattatcatcaagttAGGAGAGCATTGTTACTACCCTTGATTATGATTCAATTACTTGGTGTTCACTTTGACAAGGGCACTTGTGGGTACCTCAGTATCACAGTATCACCTTGTGATGTTGAGCAATTAATATCTTATTTAAGTAGAAAAATGTAAATGTACATATCTATGTACAGGTAAAGAGACGCCTGGCACAAAATCGTGAAGCAGCTCGTAAAAGTCGTTTGcggaaaaaggtgaaaaaaatgCATTTGTGTGGTAACTTCATAGTTGGGACTTAGACAGCACTATAGGTtccaaattttaattattttttccatAGGCCTATGTGCAACAGTTAGAAACAAGTCGTTTGAAGTTGGCACAACTGGAGCAGGAACTTGAGAAAGCTAGGAAGCAGGTTAGGTGAAGCCCACCAGTTTTGGTTTTTCCCTGTCATCTAATATCTCTGCTGATTGATCGGGAGTTGAAATTCAGTATTTATCTAATTGTCACCAAATGCCTGATTGTAGGGTATGTACGTAGAAAGTGCACTAGATGCTGGTCATGTAGGATTTTCTGGAAATGTAAACTCAGGTTTGTGATTCCAACTACTGGTAATTACCTTTATATGATATGTATTAGATTTGCCCTATCTTATAAGTCCTGTTATTTTTTACTGTTTCATGTCattttgttgtatttatttcttatgcattttcaaaatctaaattctgtggaaaaataattttttgattatGAGTTAGTATGCATTGTACTAGTAGTACTTTAGCTCGAGAGTTTCAAGCAGTGATCTCAAAGTCGAgtttatataacaataatagTAACTTGATAGCAATTTATACTAATGTACCTAATGTAGAACTCTCTTTGTGATTCTGAATGTATTAagtgaaataaataaagaaatgtatatatgtttttatttaaggACATAACCTACgaaaaaaacaaacataacATTTGAACTTTGACATGCCTGTGATATGttctttttattactttttagtTAACTTTTCttgaccttttttttatttgttgtccCTGAAAATAGTCTCAACTGTGGATCTTGCAGGCGTTGCTGCATTTGAAATGGAATATGCACACTGGGTTGAAGAGCAAAATAGACAGATTTGTGAACTGAGAAGTGCATTGCAAGCTCATATTACTGAAATAGAACTTCGTATGCTTGTAGAGAGTGGCTTGAACCATTATCATAGTCTTTTTCGTATGAAAGCAGATGCTGCAAAGGCTgatgtattttatttgatgtcCGGTGTGTGGAGAACATCTACAGAACGCTTTTTCCTTTGGATTGGAGGATTCCGCCCATCAGAGCTTATCAACGTAATAAGTAGTTCATTTAATATCAGTGCTTGATGGATGCTACGTGTTACTGTTTAAACAAATCACTCCTTCATCCACCTTTGTTTTAACGTTTCTGATTGACTCTATTTACAAACCATTATCTGTATTATCACTGTGGTGGCTTAATGTCCAAACCTGTGCTAGGACTGCATGTATCAACAATCTAACATAACCCAGCATATTATGGGAAAGGGTTAAAAAACTCATGCAGCACACCGACATCTAGCATTTTGAGAAGAAGTTTGCTAGGAAAAGTTGTCATATTCTTCAACATCTAGCATATTATGGGAAAGGGCCTACTGTCCAGTGCTGTTGAATGATAATTAGTAAGAGTAAGATGGTGCAGAAAAGCATCGCATTTTGGGCATTATGGATGTTGGTAGTGccttataatttttacaacatCAAATAGCAGGACATGCCACTTTACTTTGTATCTTCATGAGTTGTGCAtagattttttgtatatatactgtttagtttagttttttttttttttccctgtcaAGTCTTTTTAACAAGTGTTTAGTTGTGTTATCATTGACTATTTGATGTTCCAGAATATTCATTAGCCAAGTAAAAACAGTTTGATATTATGCTGAATTGCTTCACCACATGTGATATGATTGCATCACATTGATTATTTTTTGGCAGATCATCAGGCCACAACTTGAGCCCATGACTGATCAACAAGTTCTGAGTGTATGCAACCTCCGACAGTCATCTCAGCAAGCAGAAGACGCCCTCTCACAAGGAATGGAAAAACTCCAGCAGAGTCTGTCCCAGAGCATAGGATTTGAATCAGTAATTGCAGGTAATTATGGGTCACAGATGGCTGCCGCAATGGAGAAGTTGGAAGCACTAGAGGGATTTGTGAACCAGGTAATATTAAA from Carya illinoinensis cultivar Pawnee chromosome 6, C.illinoinensisPawnee_v1, whole genome shotgun sequence includes:
- the LOC122313153 gene encoding transcription factor TGA7-like isoform X1, translating into MSSASIQPFTSRRMGIYNPFQQVSMWGDTFKGDSSPNTGVSTVLQVDAGMDNKSEIISQESTGPSRNDEGDNSADKVKRRLAQNREAARKSRLRKKAYVQQLETSRLKLAQLEQELEKARKQGMYVESALDAGHVGFSGNVNSGVAAFEMEYAHWVEEQNRQICELRSALQAHITEIELRMLVESGLNHYHSLFRMKADAAKADVFYLMSGVWRTSTERFFLWIGGFRPSELINIIRPQLEPMTDQQVLSVCNLRQSSQQAEDALSQGMEKLQQSLSQSIGFESVIAGNYGSQMAAAMEKLEALEGFVNQADHLRQQTLQHMSRILTTHQTARGLLALGEYFHRLRALSSLWAARPREPA
- the LOC122313153 gene encoding transcription factor TGA7-like isoform X2, which produces MSSASIQPFTSRRMGIYNPFQQVSMWGDTFKGDSSPNTGVSTVLQVDAGMDNKESTGPSRNDEGDNSADKVKRRLAQNREAARKSRLRKKAYVQQLETSRLKLAQLEQELEKARKQGMYVESALDAGHVGFSGNVNSGVAAFEMEYAHWVEEQNRQICELRSALQAHITEIELRMLVESGLNHYHSLFRMKADAAKADVFYLMSGVWRTSTERFFLWIGGFRPSELINIIRPQLEPMTDQQVLSVCNLRQSSQQAEDALSQGMEKLQQSLSQSIGFESVIAGNYGSQMAAAMEKLEALEGFVNQADHLRQQTLQHMSRILTTHQTARGLLALGEYFHRLRALSSLWAARPREPA